Below is a genomic region from Bradyrhizobium sp. 1(2017).
TCAGCACGGCGCGCTGGTTGATGTAGCCCTTATCGGTGATCTCGCCACCGTCGACCGAGGCCGGCTCGGCGAGCAACAGCGCGCGCGTGGCATGGCCGGAGGAGTTGCCGCTCTGCTGCCTGAGTCTCACCAGACCTTGCGCGATCGCCGACCTGACCTTGTCATGCGCCAGCACGTCGCTCACAGCCGTCGTCTCAGGGAGCCCGGCATGGGCGCGGCATGCCGCGATGTTCGGAAACACGAGGAAGCGGACCTCATCGCCGCCATGACCGGCGACGACGATGTCCTGTGCGAGCGGCGCCAGCGCGGCAATGCCGGCGACGCGCAGCGTGCCGACACTGACCCAGGTGCCGGAATTGAGCTTGAAGTCCTCCGCGACGCGGCCATCGAAGAACAGGCCGCGCTCGGGCCTGTCCAGATCGGCAAGCTTCACGGCATCGCCGATGAGGTAAAAGCCCTCCCCGTCGAAGGCCTGCCTGGTCAGCTCGGGCGCCTTCCAATAGCCCGGGGTGACGTTGGGCCCGCGCACGCGCACCTCCAGCTTGTCGCCGGAGGGGACGAGCTTCAATTCCGTGCCGGGAATCGGCACGCCGATATTGCCGGAGCGCTCGGCGAGAAAATGGCAGTCGGTTGCCAGCGGCGAAGTCTCGGTCGAGCCCCAGGCCGAGACCATCGGCAACGCGCGGCCCACGGACTCGACGGAAAGCTGCTCCAACGCGTCCCAGAGATTCTGCGGGAGCGCGGCGCCGGCGTAGAAGGCGAATTTCACCTCGCCGAAGAAGCGCCGGCGCAGATCCGCGTCGCCGCGCAGCGCCGCGATCAGCATGTCGAAGCCGCGCGGCACGTTGAAATAGACCGTCGGTATCACGCTTTTCAGATTGGCGAGCGAGGTCGCAAACAGGCCTGGAGCCGGCTTGCCGCCGTCGATATAGA
It encodes:
- a CDS encoding feruloyl-CoA synthase, with amino-acid sequence MTTAPRGDVAGLFATPRTIAEHRADGSIVLRSPEPLREGARCTGDWLEHWARQTPDAIFLAERDGADAPWGIMTYAGALRRVRATASWILAQKLSVERPVVILSDNSIDHALLALAAQHVGVPSAAISPAYSLMSKDFDKLKDMISLLKPGAIYVSATKPFAAALAAIKPLHKAQIISGRAGDADALAFRDVSATPETSEVAKAFAAVTPDTIAKFLFTSGSTGTPKAVINTQRMLTSSQQAKAQTWTFLEPGRGDLVILDWLPWSHTFGANHNFNLVLRNGGSLYIDGGKPAPGLFATSLANLKSVIPTVYFNVPRGFDMLIAALRGDADLRRRFFGEVKFAFYAGAALPQNLWDALEQLSVESVGRALPMVSAWGSTETSPLATDCHFLAERSGNIGVPIPGTELKLVPSGDKLEVRVRGPNVTPGYWKAPELTRQAFDGEGFYLIGDAVKLADLDRPERGLFFDGRVAEDFKLNSGTWVSVGTLRVAGIAALAPLAQDIVVAGHGGDEVRFLVFPNIAACRAHAGLPETTAVSDVLAHDKVRSAIAQGLVRLRQQSGNSSGHATRALLLAEPASVDGGEITDKGYINQRAVLTRRADAVARLNDEAPGEWIGL